The Humulus lupulus chromosome 4, drHumLupu1.1, whole genome shotgun sequence genome has a window encoding:
- the LOC133832859 gene encoding uncharacterized protein LOC133832859, whose translation MARVMLNSKKLSKRLWAEAIFTACYTINRVFLRPEEIDRFIAETSQTESPVVKTGDVVPSHTESVATKAESVPTSSDRSTKEGKEIITDSIQREPSARIKKNHPSDLILVFSHSRATMVRTRGSGSRSVKAVAGSLTASPSLTKKKALKNCDPSDEDPLEEDPSLDENVSSEEEFDPSEDPPVSPKGKKSVKIPEIRTTSPMGPKVSPGSSGSLFEILVFGVIKNIEDRGWLGSLIGLDGFVPRVVQEFYANLNDDLFDSKSFMFGQVYVRGHWYLFSAAEIAKVLHFPPTVDNVAVEFNKDMVLSELVGQNMVWEPHSVLKVTDLTHYYAVLHKFATTNWIPTTHTSTITFDTSFFLYKVGSGLQVDLATLILDHITALGKAKKKGQYLVFPHLIYKLLDSQKSLRLEYEILTPTTTGADYKLKKEPSPVKATKGIALKAGDADSVTTEIVGVKATLESVQTKVFSLKSCLSTMMSHFAASPSK comes from the exons ATGGCCAGAGTAATGCTAAACAGTAAGAAACTCTCCAAACGATTGTGGGCAGAAGCAATATTCACTGCTTGCTACACAATCAATCGAGTATTTCTTAGGCCAG aagaaattgataggtttattGCCGAAACCTCTCAGACAGAATCTCCTGTAGTGAAAACAGGTGATGTTGTGCCCTCTCATACCGAATCTGTTGCAACAAAAGCTGAATCTGTTCCAACATCATCTGATCGATCAACAAAGGAAGGGAAAGAAATCATCACAGATTCAATACAGAGAGAACCTTCTGCCAGAATTAAAAAGAATCATCCTTCAGATCTCATTCTTG TTTTCTCTCATTCTCGTGCAACCATGGTGAGAACCAGAGGAAGTGGCTCTAGGTCTGTCAAGGCAGTGGCTGGCTCGTTGACTGCATCTCCATCCCTCACCAAGAAAAAGGCTCTGAAGA ATTGTGATCCCTCTGATGAAGATCCCCTTGAAGAAGATCCTTCTCTTGATGAAAATGTTTCCTCAGAAGAAGAGTTTGACCCATCAGAGGACCCTCCTGTTTCTCCAAAGGGCAAGAAATCTGTGAAAATTCCAGAGATTCGCACCACGTCTCCTATGGGTCCCAAAGTCTCTCCAGGTTCTTCAGGCTCTCTCTTTGAAATTCT AGTGTTTGGGGTCATTAAGAATATTGAGGATCGGGGGTGGTTAGGTTCTTTAATTGGGTTGGATGGTTTTGTTCCTCGTGTTGTTCAAGAATTCTATGCTAATCTcaatgatgatctgtttgatagcAAGTCTTTTATGTTTGGTCAAGTTTATGTTCGGGGGCATTGGTATTTGTTTAGTGCTGCTGAAATTGCCAAGGTTCTCCATTTTCCCCCTACTGTTGACAATGTTGCTGTGGAATTCAACAAAGATATGGTGTTATCTGAATTGGTGGGACAGAATATGGTTTGGGAACCTCACTCGGTACTCAAAGTGACGGACCTTACTCATTACTATGCTGTGCTTCACAAATTTGCCACCACCAACTGGATTCCCACTACTCATACCTCCACCATTACTTTTGACACATCTTTCTTTCTGTACAAAGTCGGGAGTGGTCTCCAAGTTGATCTCGCCACTCTCATTTTGGATCACATCACTGCCTTAGGAAAAGCCaaaaagaaaggccaatatttggTGTTTCCTCATTTGATCTACAAGTTACTTGATTCTCAAAAGTCTCTTCGATTGGAATATGAAATATTGACTCCTACCACTACCGGTGCAGACTACAAACTCAAGAAGGAACCATCACCCGTAAAGGCAACTAAAGGGATTGCTCTTAAGGCTGGCGATGCCGATTCTGTTACTACTGAAATCGTTGGTGTCAAGGCCACTCTGGAATCTGTTCAAACAAAAGTGTTTAGTCTCAAGAGTTGTCTTTCGACCATGATGTCTCACTTTGCAGCGAGTCCTTCCAAATGA
- the LOC133832858 gene encoding uncharacterized protein LOC133832858 — MEVWNRLAIPKHRFILWLSVLDRLQVKERLHRFKIAQDDQCAMCGMSKETRDHLFFDCHLSNLSFLSIKEWLDWKVSTTTIPKLLRRIARAKLSPFRKQVLAAALAATVYQIWHCRNVAIWN; from the coding sequence ATGGAGGTGTGGAATAGACTTGCCATTCCGAAGCATAGATTTATTCTATGGCTCTCCGTCCTTGATCGATTACAGGTGAAAGAGAGGCTTCACAGGTTCAAGATAGCCCAAGATGACCAATGTGCAATGTGTGGAATGAGTAAGGAAACTAGAGATCATTTATTCTTTGATTGTCATTTAAGTAATCTCAGTTTTCTTAGCATAAAAGAATGGCTAGACTGGAAGGTGTCTACAACAACAATTCCAAAATTGTTAAGAAGGATTGCTCGGGCAAAGCTCTCCCCTTTTAGGAAACAGGTTCTGGCAGCGGCTCTTGCAGCTACAGTATACCAAATCTGGCATTGCCGGAATGTTGCAATATGGAATTAG